The Streptomyces sp. Je 1-332 genome has a window encoding:
- a CDS encoding ABC transporter permease → MSSLALAVRDSNTMLRRNLLHARRYPSLTLNLLLTPVMLLLLFVYIFGDVMSAGIGGADRSDYIAYIVPGILLMTIGSTVIGTAVSVSNDMTEGIIARFRTMNIHRGSVLIGHVVGSVLQTVMSVVLVGAVGVAIGFRSTDATALEWLAAFGLLVLFAMALTWVAVGMGLVSPNAEAAGNNAMPMILLPLLSSAFIPVGSMPGWFQPIAEYQPFTPAIETLRGLLLGSEIGNNGWIAVAWCLGLTVLGYYWSKSKFNEDPK, encoded by the coding sequence ATGAGCTCCCTCGCCCTCGCCGTCCGCGACTCGAACACGATGCTGCGCCGCAACCTCCTGCACGCCCGGCGCTACCCGTCCCTCACCCTGAACCTGCTGCTCACCCCGGTCATGCTGTTGCTGCTCTTCGTCTACATCTTCGGCGACGTGATGAGCGCGGGCATCGGCGGCGCGGACCGCTCCGACTACATCGCCTACATCGTCCCGGGCATCCTGCTGATGACCATCGGCTCCACCGTGATCGGGACCGCGGTGTCCGTCTCCAACGACATGACCGAGGGCATCATCGCCCGCTTCCGCACCATGAACATCCACCGCGGTTCGGTGCTCATCGGGCACGTGGTCGGCAGCGTCCTCCAGACGGTCATGAGCGTGGTCCTGGTCGGCGCCGTCGGCGTGGCCATCGGGTTCCGCTCCACCGACGCCACGGCCCTGGAGTGGCTCGCCGCCTTCGGGCTGCTCGTCCTGTTCGCCATGGCACTCACCTGGGTCGCCGTCGGCATGGGCCTGGTCAGCCCGAACGCCGAGGCCGCCGGCAACAACGCCATGCCGATGATCCTGCTGCCGCTCCTGTCCAGCGCCTTCATCCCGGTCGGCTCGATGCCGGGCTGGTTCCAGCCCATCGCCGAGTACCAGCCCTTCACCCCGGCCATCGAAACCCTGCGCGGCCTCCTGCTCGGCAGCGAGATCGGCAACAACGGCTGGATCGCCGTCGCCTGGTGCCTGGGACTGACCGTGCTCGGCTACTACTGGTCCAAGTCGAAGTTCAACGAGGACCCGAAGTAG
- a CDS encoding helix-turn-helix domain-containing protein: MPGGRLTQQERQQIALGLADGLAYAEIARRLDRPTSTITREVMRNGGPTAYRADLAHRATERRTHRRKAAPREPDTAPQAHGRDAEAVREFEETLTTVFMQSGMPKMMARVHACLCTTDSGSLTASELVQRLQVSPASISKAITFLDGQGLIRRERDERRRERYVVDDDIWYQAMMASARSTAHVVQTARQGVGILGPGTPAAARLENIARFLDFVSESIARAADQAREVLHTKPGAAPDDSAEPDADHG; encoded by the coding sequence ATGCCGGGCGGCAGACTCACTCAGCAGGAACGTCAGCAGATCGCGCTGGGGCTGGCCGACGGCCTCGCCTACGCGGAGATCGCCAGACGCCTCGACCGTCCGACCTCGACGATCACGCGCGAGGTGATGCGCAACGGCGGCCCCACCGCCTACCGCGCCGATCTCGCCCATCGCGCCACCGAACGCCGCACCCACCGCCGCAAGGCCGCGCCCCGGGAGCCGGACACGGCCCCGCAGGCTCACGGACGTGACGCCGAGGCCGTGCGCGAGTTCGAGGAGACGCTCACCACCGTCTTCATGCAGTCGGGAATGCCCAAGATGATGGCCCGGGTCCATGCCTGCCTGTGCACCACCGACTCGGGCAGCCTCACGGCGTCCGAACTCGTCCAGCGCCTTCAGGTCAGCCCGGCGTCCATCTCCAAGGCGATCACGTTCCTGGACGGCCAGGGCCTCATCCGCCGGGAGCGCGACGAACGCCGCCGCGAGCGCTACGTCGTCGACGACGACATCTGGTACCAGGCCATGATGGCCAGCGCCCGCTCCACCGCCCACGTCGTGCAGACCGCACGGCAGGGCGTCGGCATCCTCGGTCCCGGTACGCCGGCCGCCGCCCGACTCGAGAACATCGCGCGCTTCCTCGACTTCGTCAGCGAGAGCATCGCCCGCGCCGCGGACCAGGCCCGCGAGGTTCTCCACACGAAGCCCGGGGCGGCGCCGGACGACAGCGCGGAGCCGGACGCGGACCACGGCTAG
- a CDS encoding iron-siderophore ABC transporter substrate-binding protein, whose translation MTSQTSSANRRRALAAGALALGGTLALSACGSSDSGKNSDSGTGTGRTHVVRTAMGDVKVPVAPKRVVVLDTAELDSAITLGVKPVGSTHVEASSGFPGYLPKDKVSGIKDVGEMLNPNMEAIAALEPDVILTSKIRHAAKYEQLKQIAPTVMTENTGHPWKENFQVHADALGKKAEAKKVVSAYDAHAEKVTTAVGGPAKAKATEVNVVRFVEGADIRIYGEQTYVATLLDDVGLGRPAVAAKAKDGFSYDVSPEKIDLADADVIFRSTYGDPKKSKQTQTVGSSLWKNMDAVKKGNVHTVDDELWIQGIGYTAANKILDEMQQALTKK comes from the coding sequence ATGACCTCACAGACCAGCTCCGCGAACCGCCGCCGTGCCCTCGCGGCAGGCGCCCTCGCCCTCGGCGGCACGCTCGCGCTCTCCGCCTGCGGGTCGTCGGACTCCGGCAAGAACTCCGACTCCGGTACGGGCACGGGCAGGACGCACGTCGTCAGGACCGCCATGGGTGACGTGAAGGTCCCCGTCGCCCCGAAGCGGGTCGTCGTCCTCGACACGGCCGAGCTGGACTCCGCGATCACGCTGGGCGTGAAGCCGGTCGGCTCCACGCACGTCGAGGCGTCATCCGGCTTCCCGGGCTACCTGCCCAAGGACAAGGTCAGCGGCATCAAGGACGTCGGCGAGATGCTGAACCCGAACATGGAGGCCATCGCGGCCCTCGAACCGGACGTCATCCTCACCAGCAAGATCCGGCACGCCGCGAAGTACGAGCAGCTCAAGCAGATCGCGCCGACGGTGATGACGGAGAACACCGGCCACCCCTGGAAGGAGAACTTCCAGGTGCACGCCGACGCGCTGGGCAAGAAGGCCGAGGCGAAGAAGGTCGTCTCCGCGTACGACGCGCACGCCGAGAAGGTCACCACCGCGGTCGGCGGCCCCGCGAAGGCCAAGGCGACGGAGGTCAACGTCGTGCGTTTCGTGGAGGGCGCGGACATCCGCATCTACGGCGAGCAGACGTACGTCGCCACGCTCCTCGATGACGTGGGCCTTGGCCGCCCCGCCGTCGCCGCCAAGGCCAAGGACGGGTTCTCGTACGACGTGTCGCCCGAGAAGATCGACCTCGCCGACGCGGACGTCATCTTCCGCTCCACGTACGGCGACCCGAAGAAGTCCAAGCAGACGCAGACCGTCGGCAGCAGCCTGTGGAAGAACATGGACGCGGTGAAGAAGGGCAACGTCCACACGGTCGACGACGAGCTGTGGATCCAGGGCATCGGTTACACGGCGGCGAACAAGATCCTGGACGAGATGCAGCAGGCGCTGACGAAGAAGTAG
- a CDS encoding ABC transporter ATP-binding protein, protein MTAAARLSARELTLAYEDREVVHELDLVVPDGRVTVIVGPNACGKSTTLRALGRLLRPRRGAVLLDGGALAELPTKKIAQQIGLLPQTPVAPEAITVADLVARGRQPHQRWWQQWSVEDERAVTEAMERTDVATLAERPVDELSGGQRQRVWIAMAIAQETDILLLDEPTTYLDIAHQVEVLDLVRQLAAEGPDGERGRTVVVVLHDLNQAARYADHLVAMKSGRIVAEGAPADVVTEDLVREVFGLECVVVPDPVTGSPLVVPGAPWAAEPRPHPSSDRKVAQKP, encoded by the coding sequence GTGACCGCCGCCGCCCGCCTCAGCGCCCGCGAGCTGACCCTCGCCTACGAGGACCGCGAGGTCGTGCACGAGCTCGACCTCGTCGTGCCCGACGGGAGGGTCACGGTCATCGTCGGCCCCAACGCGTGCGGGAAGTCGACCACGCTGCGCGCGCTCGGCCGCCTCCTCAGGCCCAGGCGCGGCGCGGTCCTGCTCGACGGCGGCGCGCTCGCCGAACTGCCGACCAAGAAGATCGCCCAGCAGATCGGGCTGCTGCCGCAGACGCCCGTAGCGCCCGAGGCCATCACCGTCGCCGACCTCGTCGCGCGCGGCCGCCAGCCGCACCAGCGCTGGTGGCAGCAGTGGTCCGTCGAGGACGAGCGGGCCGTGACGGAGGCGATGGAGCGTACCGACGTGGCCACGCTCGCCGAGCGGCCCGTGGACGAGCTGTCGGGCGGTCAGCGCCAGCGGGTGTGGATCGCGATGGCCATCGCGCAGGAGACGGACATCCTGCTCCTGGACGAGCCGACCACGTATCTCGACATCGCGCATCAGGTCGAAGTGCTCGACCTGGTGCGCCAGTTGGCCGCCGAGGGGCCCGACGGCGAGCGCGGCAGGACCGTGGTCGTCGTGCTGCACGACCTCAACCAGGCCGCCCGGTACGCCGATCACCTCGTCGCCATGAAGTCGGGCCGGATCGTCGCCGAGGGCGCGCCCGCCGACGTCGTCACCGAGGATCTCGTACGCGAGGTGTTCGGTCTGGAGTGTGTGGTGGTACCGGATCCGGTGACGGGGTCGCCACTGGTGGTCCCCGGCGCTCCCTGGGCCGCCGAGCCGCGCCCGCACCCCTCGTCCGACCGAAAGGTGGCCCAGAAACCATGA
- a CDS encoding DUF4097 family beta strand repeat-containing protein — protein sequence MQNFDTPAPISTVLDIPAGSFRFIAADRADTAVEVRPANASKDRDVTAAEQTTVEFVDGVLRIEGAPAKNRILGSGSGSVEVTVQLPAGSRVEAKAAAAEFRGVGRLGDVVFEAAQGTVKLDETASARLALQAGDVSVGRLGGSADISTQKGDLNVAEAVHGTVSLRTESGEISVGAARGVSASLDAGTPFGRIHNTLKNADGADAGLNIHATTAYGDITARSI from the coding sequence ATGCAGAACTTCGACACCCCCGCCCCGATCTCCACCGTCCTCGACATCCCTGCGGGCAGCTTCCGCTTCATCGCCGCCGACCGGGCCGACACCGCGGTCGAGGTCCGGCCCGCGAACGCCTCGAAGGACCGCGACGTGACGGCGGCGGAGCAGACCACGGTCGAGTTCGTCGACGGCGTCCTGCGGATCGAGGGCGCCCCGGCGAAGAACCGCATCCTCGGCAGCGGCTCCGGATCCGTGGAGGTGACCGTCCAACTGCCCGCCGGCTCCCGCGTCGAGGCGAAGGCCGCCGCCGCGGAATTCCGGGGCGTCGGCCGGCTCGGCGACGTCGTCTTCGAGGCCGCGCAGGGCACGGTCAAGCTCGACGAGACCGCGAGCGCCCGCCTCGCCCTCCAGGCCGGTGACGTCTCGGTCGGCCGGCTCGGCGGCTCCGCGGACATCAGTACGCAGAAGGGTGATCTCAACGTCGCCGAGGCCGTGCACGGCACGGTCTCCCTGCGGACGGAGTCCGGCGAGATCTCGGTCGGCGCCGCCCGCGGAGTCTCCGCGTCCCTGGACGCCGGCACCCCCTTCGGCCGGATCCACAACACGCTCAAGAACGCCGACGGCGCCGACGCCGGCCTGAACATCCACGCGACCACCGCCTACGGCGACATCACCGCCCGCAGCATCTGA
- a CDS encoding ATP-binding cassette domain-containing protein, whose product MTTPAIAANGLRKSYGDKTVLAGIDLTVPAGSVFALLGPNGAGKTTAVKILSTLITADAGDLHVGGHDLAADPQAVRAAIGVTGQFSAVDGLITGEENMLLMADLHHLPRGEGRRVAAELLQRFDLTEAAKKPASTYSGGMKRRLDIAMTLVGNPRIIFLDEPTTGLDPRSRHNMWAIIRELVSDGVTVFLTTQYLEEADELADRIAVLNDGKIAAEGTAEELKRLIPGGHVRLRFTDPDAYRTAATALDDVTRDDEALALQILSDGTQRELRSILDRLDSAGIEADELTVHTPDLDDVFFALTGPTTLPSQPAEQPARTKENAR is encoded by the coding sequence ATGACCACCCCCGCCATCGCGGCGAACGGACTACGCAAGTCCTACGGCGACAAGACCGTGCTCGCCGGCATCGATCTCACCGTTCCGGCAGGGTCGGTGTTCGCACTGCTCGGGCCGAACGGCGCGGGCAAGACCACCGCCGTGAAGATCCTCTCCACCCTCATCACCGCCGACGCCGGAGACCTGCACGTCGGCGGCCACGACCTGGCCGCCGACCCCCAGGCCGTACGCGCCGCGATCGGTGTCACCGGTCAGTTCTCCGCCGTGGACGGCCTGATCACCGGCGAGGAGAACATGCTCCTCATGGCCGACCTGCACCACCTGCCCAGAGGGGAAGGCCGCCGCGTCGCCGCCGAACTCCTTCAGCGGTTCGATCTCACCGAGGCCGCCAAGAAGCCGGCCTCCACCTACTCCGGCGGCATGAAGCGCCGCCTGGACATCGCCATGACCCTGGTCGGCAACCCGCGGATCATCTTCCTCGACGAGCCCACCACCGGCCTCGACCCCCGCTCCCGCCACAACATGTGGGCCATCATCCGGGAGCTGGTCTCCGATGGCGTCACCGTCTTCCTCACCACCCAGTACCTCGAAGAGGCCGACGAACTCGCCGACCGCATCGCCGTGTTGAACGACGGCAAGATCGCGGCCGAAGGCACGGCCGAGGAGTTGAAGCGACTCATCCCCGGCGGCCACGTACGGCTGCGCTTCACCGACCCCGACGCCTACCGCACCGCCGCCACCGCCCTCGACGACGTCACCCGCGACGACGAAGCACTCGCCCTCCAGATCCTCAGCGATGGCACCCAGCGCGAACTGCGCTCCATCCTCGACCGGCTCGACTCGGCCGGCATCGAGGCCGACGAACTCACCGTCCACACCCCCGACCTCGACGACGTCTTCTTCGCCCTCACCGGTCCGACCACCCTCCCCAGCCAGCCCGCCGAGCAGCCCGCCCGAACCAAGGAGAACGCCCGATGA